One part of the Streptomyces sp. AM 2-1-1 genome encodes these proteins:
- a CDS encoding ATP-binding protein yields the protein MSLPLTRRIARAALLIAAAAPVLGAAGAASAAGLPQTPALGGLTHLDSANLSSTLDSTAQQGAKTLNETGGKLVGTAVPVAAKTVNQAGELVAPEAKEKAGKTTGEAAGVLGGAANGATGGSLPVERLAGALPLGG from the coding sequence ATGTCCCTCCCCCTGACCCGCCGTATCGCCCGCGCCGCCCTGCTGATCGCCGCCGCCGCTCCGGTGCTCGGCGCGGCCGGCGCCGCGAGCGCCGCGGGGCTCCCGCAGACACCGGCCCTGGGCGGCCTGACCCACCTCGACAGCGCGAACCTCAGCAGCACGCTCGACAGCACCGCCCAGCAGGGCGCGAAGACGCTGAACGAGACCGGCGGCAAGCTGGTCGGCACCGCCGTCCCGGTCGCCGCGAAGACGGTGAACCAGGCGGGCGAGCTGGTCGCTCCCGAGGCGAAGGAGAAGGCCGGCAAGACCACCGGCGAGGCGGCCGGGGTGCTGGGCGGCGCCGCGAACGGGGCGACCGGCGGCTCGCTGCCCGTCGAGCGTCTCGCCGGTGCCCTGCCGCTCGGCGGCTGA
- the dapC gene encoding succinyldiaminopimelate transaminase, which translates to MSAALSARLPEFPWDRLAPHKATAAAHPDGIVDLSIGTPVDPVPEVIQRALTAAADSPGYPTVWGTEELRDALTGWVTRRLGARGVTHHHVLPVVGSKELVAWLPTQLGLGPGDKVAFPALAYPTYEVGARLCGAEAVSYDDPTALDPAGLKLLWLNSPSNPTGRVLSAEELTRIVAWARAHDILVVSDECYLELGWEAEPVSVLHPDVSGGSFDGLVAVHSLSKRSNLAGYRAAFVAGDPAVLGDLLQIRKHGGMMTAAPVQAATVAALADDAHVSEQRVRYADRRAALRAALEGHGFRVEHSEASLYLWVTRDEPCWDTVAYLAGLGILVAPGEFYGPAGDRFVRVAFTATDERVIAAVKRLA; encoded by the coding sequence GTGTCCGCAGCACTCTCCGCCCGCCTCCCGGAATTCCCCTGGGACCGTCTCGCCCCCCACAAGGCGACCGCGGCCGCCCACCCGGACGGCATCGTGGACCTGTCCATCGGCACCCCGGTCGACCCGGTGCCCGAGGTGATCCAGCGGGCCCTCACGGCGGCCGCCGACAGCCCCGGCTACCCGACCGTCTGGGGGACCGAGGAGCTGCGGGACGCGCTCACCGGCTGGGTGACCCGGCGCCTCGGCGCACGCGGCGTCACCCACCACCACGTCCTGCCGGTCGTCGGCTCCAAGGAGCTGGTGGCCTGGCTGCCGACCCAGCTGGGACTCGGCCCGGGGGACAAGGTCGCCTTCCCGGCGCTCGCCTACCCGACGTACGAGGTCGGCGCCCGGCTCTGCGGCGCGGAGGCGGTCTCCTACGACGACCCGACCGCGCTCGACCCGGCCGGGCTCAAGCTGCTCTGGCTGAACTCCCCGTCCAACCCGACCGGCAGGGTCCTGTCCGCCGAGGAGCTCACCCGGATCGTCGCCTGGGCCCGCGCCCACGACATCCTGGTCGTCAGCGACGAGTGCTACCTCGAACTCGGCTGGGAGGCCGAGCCGGTCTCGGTGCTCCACCCGGACGTCAGCGGCGGTTCCTTCGACGGCCTCGTCGCCGTCCACTCGCTCTCCAAGCGGTCCAATCTGGCCGGGTACCGGGCGGCGTTCGTCGCCGGCGACCCGGCGGTCCTCGGTGACCTGCTCCAGATCCGCAAGCACGGCGGCATGATGACCGCCGCCCCGGTGCAGGCGGCCACCGTCGCCGCCCTCGCCGACGACGCCCACGTCTCGGAACAGCGCGTCCGGTACGCCGACCGGCGCGCGGCCCTGCGTGCGGCCCTGGAGGGCCACGGCTTCCGCGTGGAGCACAGCGAGGCGAGCCTCTACCTCTGGGTGACCCGCGACGAGCCCTGCTGGGACACGGTGGCGTACCTGGCCGGCCTCGGCATCCTGGTGGCCCCGGGCGAGTTCTACGGCCCGGCCGGCGACCGCTTCGTGCGGGTCGCGTTCACGGCGACCGACGAGCGGGTCATCGCCGCCGTGAAGCGGCTCGCCTGA
- the fdxA gene encoding ferredoxin, translating into MTYVIAQPCVDVKDKACIEECPVDCIYEGQRSLYIHPDECVDCGACEPVCPVEAIFYEDDTPEEWKDYYKANVEFFDDLGSPGGASKLGLIERDHAFVAALPPQNQ; encoded by the coding sequence GTGACTTACGTCATCGCGCAGCCTTGTGTCGACGTAAAGGACAAGGCCTGCATCGAAGAGTGCCCCGTCGACTGCATCTACGAGGGCCAGCGGTCCTTGTACATCCACCCCGACGAGTGCGTCGACTGCGGAGCCTGCGAGCCGGTGTGTCCGGTCGAAGCCATCTTCTACGAGGACGACACCCCCGAGGAGTGGAAGGACTACTACAAGGCGAACGTCGAGTTCTTCGACGACCTCGGCTCGCCCGGTGGCGCTTCCAAGCTGGGGCTCATCGAGCGTGACCACGCGTTCGTGGCCGCACTGCCGCCCCAGAACCAGTAA
- a CDS encoding GNAT family N-acetyltransferase codes for MEFTVGGRLEVCITQADVGKRVSVRRRFEEGGPGAAFTDTIGVLTSWDAGVLRITPRSGQGVHIAESSLVAGKVVPPAPARRAGPAASFAELTWATARAWQPVESEALGDWRLRAAGGFTRRANSVLPLGDPGMPVADALAHATRWYAERGLPAYVQVGTGAAGAQEALCAGLEEHGWRREVSAEVRIAPLAPLGDQDPDVSRVVLDRTADARWLERYHRAGADSAAVLRVLSQGPSVWFATVPGDDPAGAPAAIGRCVVDGRWAGFGAVEVHPEYRRRGLATTVMAALARTALEEGASAAWLQVEEDNTGALALYDRLGFAAHHRYHHFRSA; via the coding sequence GTGGAATTCACCGTCGGCGGACGGCTCGAGGTTTGTATTACCCAGGCTGATGTGGGAAAACGCGTCTCCGTACGACGTCGTTTCGAGGAGGGTGGTCCGGGCGCCGCGTTCACCGACACCATCGGCGTTCTCACATCCTGGGACGCGGGCGTGCTCCGTATCACACCGAGGAGTGGGCAGGGTGTCCACATCGCGGAATCCAGCCTCGTCGCCGGCAAGGTCGTCCCGCCCGCTCCCGCCCGCCGTGCCGGTCCGGCCGCCTCCTTCGCGGAGCTGACCTGGGCGACGGCGCGCGCCTGGCAGCCGGTGGAGAGCGAGGCGCTGGGCGACTGGCGGCTGCGCGCCGCCGGCGGCTTCACCCGCCGCGCCAACTCGGTCCTGCCGCTGGGCGATCCGGGGATGCCCGTCGCCGACGCGCTGGCGCACGCCACGCGGTGGTACGCGGAACGTGGCCTGCCCGCCTACGTCCAGGTGGGCACCGGCGCCGCCGGCGCCCAGGAGGCGCTCTGCGCCGGACTGGAGGAGCACGGCTGGCGGCGCGAGGTCTCCGCCGAGGTGCGGATCGCCCCGCTCGCCCCGCTCGGCGACCAGGATCCGGACGTCTCCCGGGTGGTGCTCGACCGGACCGCCGACGCGCGGTGGCTGGAGCGCTACCACCGCGCCGGAGCGGACTCCGCCGCCGTGCTCCGGGTGCTGTCCCAGGGCCCGTCGGTCTGGTTCGCGACCGTGCCGGGCGACGACCCGGCCGGTGCGCCCGCCGCGATCGGCCGGTGCGTCGTGGACGGCCGCTGGGCCGGCTTCGGGGCGGTGGAGGTGCATCCGGAGTACCGGCGCCGGGGCCTCGCCACCACGGTGATGGCCGCGCTCGCCCGCACCGCGCTGGAGGAGGGCGCCTCGGCCGCCTGGCTCCAGGTGGAGGAGGACAACACCGGGGCACTCGCCCTGTACGACCGGCTGGGCTTCGCGGCCCACCACCGGTACCACCACTTCCGTTCCGCGTAG
- a CDS encoding transglutaminase-like domain-containing protein: MSDTDPEGVGPDEDFSTAGRRARFAEEARSERPDLALLCLLVGAEAMPAPPPGCTDPYGLDAAQIELDRLAGLLPHGLTTPLDWATALAGVLGGRYGFCGASPDYQRLESSLLQQVLRRRRGLPILLSVVWMEVARRAGAPVHGVALPGHFVVGFGDPSEHVLADPFAGGAVLTGEDAELMVAGATGVPLRESLPAPARPQAIVLRILNNVRAWAATRPERTDVALWAVELSLLLPSHPARLRYERAQLLVQRGDFLRGASEMEEYADVIGGIEPAAAETIRRGARAARARLN; this comes from the coding sequence GTGTCGGACACAGACCCCGAGGGCGTGGGCCCCGACGAGGACTTCTCCACGGCGGGCCGGCGGGCCCGGTTCGCCGAGGAGGCGCGCTCCGAGCGGCCGGACCTCGCGCTGCTCTGCCTCCTGGTGGGGGCGGAGGCGATGCCCGCTCCCCCGCCGGGCTGCACCGACCCGTACGGCCTCGACGCGGCGCAGATCGAGCTGGACCGGCTGGCCGGCCTCCTCCCGCACGGTCTGACCACCCCGCTCGACTGGGCGACGGCGCTGGCCGGGGTGCTCGGCGGCCGGTACGGCTTCTGCGGCGCCTCCCCCGACTACCAGCGGCTGGAATCCTCGCTCCTCCAGCAGGTGCTGCGACGCCGCCGGGGGCTGCCGATCCTGCTCTCGGTGGTCTGGATGGAGGTGGCGCGGCGGGCGGGCGCCCCGGTCCACGGGGTCGCGCTGCCGGGCCACTTCGTGGTCGGCTTCGGTGATCCGTCGGAGCACGTGCTCGCCGATCCGTTCGCCGGCGGCGCGGTGCTGACGGGTGAGGACGCCGAGTTGATGGTGGCGGGGGCGACCGGTGTGCCCCTGCGGGAGTCGCTGCCGGCGCCCGCCCGGCCGCAGGCCATCGTGCTGCGCATCCTCAACAACGTACGGGCCTGGGCCGCCACCCGCCCCGAGCGCACCGACGTGGCGCTGTGGGCGGTCGAGCTCTCGCTCCTGCTCCCCTCCCATCCGGCCCGGCTGCGGTACGAGCGGGCCCAGCTCCTCGTACAGCGCGGGGACTTCCTGCGCGGGGCGTCGGAGATGGAGGAGTACGCGGACGTCATCGGCGGCATCGAGCCGGCGGCGGCGGAGACCATACGCCGGGGAGCGCGGGCGGCCCGGGCCCGGCTGAACTGA
- a CDS encoding Tat pathway signal protein produces the protein MARTRNEQLAGLLAEAGWSRAQAASAFNRAAAEGRRADDPCGPLIGRSHVSMWVGGTRPSGSAPAVLARALSRRLRRVVTVAELGFGGPGPAQPGPSAEGPSPDALSVLADLGRADLHPDRRNLLAGIVYSTAFLAVPTGERPPPSAPGAFPPPAERLSNGLRVAQGDVATVRELTLAFSAVDQRRGGGHGRTALVQYLHTDVRDLLHGRYAHERVRREMESAAAELAYLSGWMAFDSGENPLAQRYFVLGLQLAEQAEDHPLCGHILRAMAHQALDMGHFDNAIALAEASVQDRRYTAATPRERALLGVVHARALAAAGRTRGAVKALLRAENDLTGADGGVAEPHRTFFFGEASLAHETARTLEVLGDRKGAIREFGRSVRTRGAAFRRTHAVTLGHLGAAQMADGRVEEACVTWGGLLDSMEEGIQSGRAEQAVVQVRRLLSPLRHRRIAPVTAVAERANRHLARLH, from the coding sequence ATGGCACGTACACGGAACGAGCAGTTGGCCGGTCTGCTGGCCGAGGCCGGCTGGTCGCGCGCCCAGGCGGCGAGCGCCTTCAACCGGGCGGCGGCGGAGGGCCGGAGAGCCGACGACCCGTGCGGACCGCTGATCGGGCGTTCGCACGTGAGCATGTGGGTGGGCGGCACCCGGCCGTCCGGTTCCGCCCCCGCCGTCCTCGCGCGGGCGCTGTCCCGGCGGCTGAGACGGGTGGTCACCGTCGCCGAGCTGGGCTTCGGCGGCCCCGGACCGGCGCAGCCGGGTCCGTCCGCCGAGGGCCCGTCCCCCGATGCCCTGTCCGTCCTCGCGGACCTCGGGCGGGCCGATCTGCACCCGGACCGCCGCAACCTCCTCGCGGGGATCGTCTACTCCACGGCGTTCCTGGCCGTCCCCACCGGCGAGCGGCCGCCGCCATCGGCGCCCGGGGCATTCCCGCCGCCCGCCGAACGGCTCTCCAACGGTCTGCGGGTGGCTCAGGGCGATGTCGCGACCGTCCGCGAACTCACCCTCGCCTTCTCGGCGGTGGACCAGCGGCGCGGCGGCGGTCACGGCCGCACGGCCCTGGTGCAGTACCTCCACACGGACGTGCGCGACCTGCTGCACGGGCGGTACGCGCACGAGCGGGTGCGCCGCGAGATGGAGTCGGCGGCGGCCGAACTCGCCTACCTCTCGGGGTGGATGGCCTTCGACAGCGGCGAGAACCCCCTCGCGCAGCGCTACTTCGTGCTCGGACTCCAGCTCGCGGAGCAGGCGGAGGACCATCCGCTGTGCGGGCACATCCTGCGCGCGATGGCCCACCAGGCCCTGGACATGGGCCACTTCGACAACGCGATCGCCCTCGCCGAGGCGTCCGTTCAGGACCGCCGCTACACCGCGGCGACCCCGCGCGAACGGGCCCTGCTCGGTGTGGTGCACGCCCGGGCGCTGGCGGCGGCGGGCCGCACCCGGGGCGCGGTGAAGGCGCTGCTGCGCGCGGAGAACGACCTGACCGGCGCCGACGGGGGGGTGGCCGAGCCGCACCGGACCTTCTTCTTCGGCGAGGCGTCCCTCGCCCACGAGACCGCGCGCACCCTGGAGGTGCTCGGTGACCGCAAGGGCGCGATCCGCGAGTTCGGCCGTTCGGTACGCACCCGGGGCGCGGCCTTCCGCCGTACCCACGCGGTGACCCTGGGGCACCTGGGAGCGGCGCAGATGGCGGACGGCCGGGTCGAGGAGGCCTGCGTTACGTGGGGCGGGCTGCTGGACTCCATGGAGGAGGGGATCCAGTCGGGACGGGCCGAGCAGGCGGTCGTCCAGGTGCGGCGTCTGCTGTCGCCGCTGCGGCACCGCAGGATCGCCCCGGTCACGGCGGTGGCCGAACGCGCCAACCGACATCTGGCGCGGCTACATTGA
- a CDS encoding SAM-dependent methyltransferase, producing MADALGIEPVGTVVGGRREVSDDHWGGVEAVIRLRPDFPPEVVRGLEEFSHLIVVWHFDRADPGDVALHARSPRSNPAWPSTGTFVHRNHRRPNQLATSFPRLLAVDGLDLRVADLDAVDGTPVYDLAPYFTALGPRGPVREPSWPGEMLAEYWAPDAD from the coding sequence ATGGCGGACGCACTGGGCATCGAGCCGGTCGGAACCGTGGTCGGGGGGCGCCGGGAGGTGTCCGACGACCACTGGGGCGGCGTCGAGGCGGTGATCCGGCTGCGGCCGGACTTCCCGCCGGAGGTCGTACGGGGGCTGGAGGAGTTCTCCCACCTCATCGTCGTCTGGCACTTCGACCGGGCCGACCCGGGCGACGTGGCCCTGCACGCGCGGAGCCCCCGCTCCAACCCGGCCTGGCCGTCCACCGGGACCTTCGTCCACCGCAACCACCGCCGGCCCAACCAGCTCGCGACCAGTTTCCCCCGGTTGCTCGCGGTGGACGGCCTCGATCTGCGGGTGGCCGACCTCGACGCGGTGGACGGTACGCCCGTCTACGACCTGGCCCCCTACTTCACCGCCTTGGGCCCCCGGGGCCCGGTCCGGGAGCCGTCCTGGCCGGGCGAGATGCTCGCGGAGTACTGGGCCCCGGACGCGGACTGA
- a CDS encoding response regulator transcription factor, with protein sequence MSLSTIRLLLAEDQSMVREALAALLGLEPDIEVVAQVARGDEVLAAARARSVDVALLDIEMPGMTGIEAAGVLRRELPAVKIVVVTTFGRPGYLRRAMEAGADAFLVKDAPAAQLAAAVRRVVAGERVIDPALAAAALADGANPLTERERDVLRGAADGSTNAEIAAALHLSHGTVRNYLSTAIQKTAARNRADAVRIAAGKGWL encoded by the coding sequence ATGAGCCTGAGCACGATCCGACTCCTCCTCGCGGAGGACCAGTCCATGGTGCGCGAGGCGCTCGCCGCGCTGCTCGGCCTGGAGCCCGACATCGAGGTGGTCGCCCAGGTGGCGCGCGGCGACGAGGTCCTCGCCGCGGCCCGTGCGCGGTCGGTCGACGTGGCCCTCCTGGACATCGAGATGCCCGGCATGACGGGCATCGAGGCGGCCGGGGTGCTGCGCCGCGAACTCCCGGCCGTGAAGATCGTCGTCGTCACGACCTTCGGCCGCCCCGGCTACCTCCGCCGCGCGATGGAGGCGGGTGCCGACGCCTTTCTGGTCAAGGATGCGCCCGCCGCCCAACTCGCGGCGGCGGTACGCAGGGTGGTCGCCGGCGAACGCGTCATCGACCCCGCCCTGGCCGCCGCCGCGCTCGCGGACGGCGCCAACCCGCTGACCGAACGCGAACGGGACGTGCTGCGCGGCGCGGCGGACGGTTCCACCAACGCCGAGATCGCCGCGGCCCTCCACCTCTCCCACGGAACGGTCCGCAACTACCTCTCGACCGCCATCCAGAAGACCGCCGCCCGCAACCGGGCGGACGCGGTACGGATCGCGGCCGGCAAGGGCTGGCTGTAG
- a CDS encoding sensor histidine kinase, with protein sequence MKVLWIGVWLVFMSAPVADLAGGGHTSWATALGSLGLAGFVGAYLLLVFRHTSRSPDPGQARWAIALLAVFAVVLSLTLGLPWLVLFVYVSVCAGAALPLRAACRLIPAVTALMAGLGLAIGGEGAGDLIPGLLLPALLGGFAMTGVRQLVRTTVELREARATVAQLAANEERLRLARDLHDLLGHSLSLITLKSELAGRMLPGHPEEAALQVADIERVSRQALVDVRDAVTGYRRLTLPGELAGARTALAAAGITARVPAGPPEGAAGPEGLSAAREEALAWGLREAVTNVVRHSGADGCTVTLAPRQTLAGRVLELTVADDGRGTAAVAPGNGLTGLRERLAAVDGTLTVHPGASGRGFRLTLGVPLDPAPSGGTDPGSS encoded by the coding sequence ATGAAGGTGCTCTGGATCGGCGTCTGGCTGGTCTTCATGAGCGCCCCGGTGGCGGACCTCGCCGGGGGCGGCCACACCTCCTGGGCGACGGCGCTCGGCTCGCTGGGGCTGGCCGGGTTCGTCGGCGCCTACCTCCTCCTCGTCTTCCGCCACACCTCCCGCTCCCCCGACCCCGGGCAGGCCAGGTGGGCGATCGCCCTCCTGGCCGTGTTCGCCGTCGTCCTGAGCCTGACGCTCGGCCTCCCGTGGCTGGTGCTCTTCGTCTACGTCAGCGTCTGTGCCGGCGCCGCACTGCCGCTGCGGGCCGCCTGCCGGCTGATCCCCGCCGTGACCGCCCTGATGGCGGGGCTCGGCCTCGCCATCGGCGGCGAGGGCGCGGGGGACCTGATCCCCGGCCTGCTCCTGCCCGCACTGCTCGGCGGATTCGCCATGACCGGCGTACGCCAACTGGTACGCACCACCGTGGAGTTGCGTGAGGCTCGCGCCACGGTGGCGCAGCTCGCCGCCAACGAGGAGCGCTTGCGCCTCGCCCGTGACCTGCACGACCTGCTCGGCCACTCGCTCTCGCTGATCACCCTGAAGAGCGAACTGGCCGGGCGGATGCTCCCCGGCCATCCGGAAGAGGCGGCCCTCCAGGTCGCCGACATCGAACGGGTCAGCCGCCAGGCCCTGGTGGACGTACGCGACGCCGTCACCGGCTACCGACGCCTCACCCTCCCCGGCGAACTGGCCGGAGCCCGCACCGCGCTCGCCGCCGCCGGCATCACCGCCCGCGTCCCCGCCGGGCCGCCCGAGGGCGCTGCGGGCCCGGAGGGGTTGTCCGCAGCCCGCGAGGAGGCCCTCGCCTGGGGGCTGCGGGAAGCGGTCACCAACGTCGTACGCCACAGTGGGGCCGACGGCTGCACGGTCACCCTGGCACCCCGGCAGACCCTCGCGGGCCGGGTCCTCGAACTCACCGTCGCGGACGACGGCCGGGGTACGGCGGCCGTCGCCCCCGGCAACGGCCTCACCGGCCTCCGCGAGCGCCTCGCCGCCGTGGACGGCACCCTCACCGTCCACCCCGGCGCATCCGGCCGGGGCTTCCGTCTCACCCTCGGCGTTCCCCTGGACCCCGCGCCGTCCGGAGGGACGGACCCGGGATCAAGTTAA
- a CDS encoding ABC transporter permease, which produces MFFSVLYPSVIYLLISHTQGATGTVDGSDLTVQAYFMISMASFGALTAVLMGNSERIAKEREKGWVRQLRLTALPGHAYVLAKIAGAAIVTLPCIVVVFLVAAGVEGIRVEAWQWLALTGVVWAGSLVFAALGVAIGYLANGDAVRPITMIIYFGLSILGGLWMPTTTFPDWLQHIARWLPTHAYAALGQAVEAGGAPHAGDVVLLCAYFVVFAGGAARLYRKDTLKA; this is translated from the coding sequence ATGTTCTTCTCGGTCCTCTACCCGTCGGTGATCTACCTGCTGATCTCCCACACCCAGGGCGCCACCGGCACGGTCGACGGAAGCGACCTGACCGTGCAGGCCTACTTCATGATCTCGATGGCCTCCTTCGGCGCGCTGACCGCCGTACTCATGGGCAACAGCGAACGGATCGCCAAGGAACGCGAGAAGGGCTGGGTGCGCCAGCTCCGTCTGACCGCGCTCCCCGGCCACGCCTACGTCCTCGCGAAAATCGCCGGAGCCGCGATCGTCACCCTGCCCTGCATCGTCGTCGTCTTCCTGGTGGCCGCCGGCGTCGAGGGCATACGGGTGGAGGCCTGGCAGTGGCTCGCGCTGACCGGGGTCGTCTGGGCCGGGTCGCTCGTCTTCGCCGCCCTGGGCGTCGCCATCGGGTACCTCGCCAACGGTGACGCGGTCCGCCCGATCACCATGATCATCTACTTCGGTCTCTCGATCCTCGGCGGACTGTGGATGCCCACCACCACCTTCCCCGACTGGCTCCAGCACATCGCCCGGTGGCTGCCCACCCACGCGTACGCTGCACTCGGTCAGGCCGTCGAGGCGGGCGGCGCGCCGCACGCCGGGGACGTCGTCCTGCTCTGCGCCTACTTCGTGGTCTTCGCGGGCGGTGCGGCCCGGCTCTACCGGAAGGACACCCTGAAGGCGTGA
- a CDS encoding ABC transporter ATP-binding protein, translated as MTTTTPGATAAATAVVSFDRVSKAYGDVRAVDGLHLDLHPGETVALLGPNGAGKSSTLDLLLGLRTPDSGTVRVCGTTPRAAITAGRVGAMLQSGGLMEDVTVEEIVRLACGLHPRAYPADEVLARAGITSIAGRMVNKLSGGQEQRVRFALATAGAGDLIVLDEPTTGMDVTARQDFWATMREQADQGRTVLFATHYLEEADAVADRVLVLHKGRLLADGTAAEIKARAGARRISFEIEGAIDAAALRALPFLTALDISGPRVRIQSQNADATVHAVYGLGLYPRALEVAGLGLEQAFVALTEAEEARTA; from the coding sequence ATGACGACGACAACCCCGGGAGCGACCGCCGCAGCCACGGCCGTGGTCAGCTTCGACCGGGTCAGCAAGGCGTACGGCGATGTGCGCGCGGTCGACGGGCTCCACCTCGACCTGCACCCCGGCGAGACCGTGGCACTGCTCGGCCCCAACGGCGCGGGGAAGTCCTCCACCCTCGACCTGCTGCTCGGTCTGCGCACACCGGACAGCGGCACGGTCCGGGTCTGCGGCACCACCCCGCGGGCGGCCATCACGGCCGGGCGGGTCGGCGCGATGCTGCAGAGCGGCGGGCTGATGGAGGACGTCACCGTCGAGGAGATCGTCCGGCTCGCCTGCGGCCTGCACCCCCGCGCGTACCCGGCCGACGAGGTACTGGCCCGCGCAGGGATCACGTCGATCGCCGGCCGGATGGTCAACAAACTCTCCGGCGGCCAGGAACAGCGGGTGCGGTTCGCCCTCGCCACCGCCGGAGCCGGCGACCTGATCGTCCTCGACGAGCCGACCACCGGCATGGACGTCACCGCCCGCCAGGACTTCTGGGCCACCATGCGGGAGCAGGCCGACCAGGGCCGTACCGTCCTGTTCGCCACCCATTACCTCGAAGAGGCCGACGCCGTCGCCGACCGGGTCCTCGTCCTCCACAAGGGCCGGCTGCTCGCCGACGGCACCGCCGCCGAGATCAAGGCCAGGGCGGGTGCCCGCCGGATCTCCTTCGAGATCGAGGGCGCGATCGACGCGGCGGCCCTGCGCGCCCTGCCGTTCCTCACCGCGCTCGACATCAGCGGCCCCCGGGTCCGCATCCAGTCGCAGAACGCCGACGCGACCGTCCACGCGGTCTACGGCCTCGGCCTCTACCCGCGCGCACTCGAAGTCGCCGGACTCGGCCTGGAACAGGCCTTCGTTGCCCTCACCGAGGCCGAGGAGGCCAGAACCGCATGA
- a CDS encoding DUF6113 family protein, which produces MSAGRDRSRAEARAPRTNAPPRAPEPTGIAAPLNPRRIGSYVGLAVLGALVSLAGSLVQGAWFPGGLLLALAAAAGVFYGGRLLTRTQLGAFAPAAGWLIAVVVLLNGRPEGDMLFGGGDEIALALFVLGGMVVAVICATLGQGSVSANDQSRSGR; this is translated from the coding sequence GTGAGCGCCGGCCGGGACCGCTCCCGCGCCGAGGCCCGCGCCCCGCGCACCAACGCCCCGCCCCGGGCGCCCGAACCCACCGGGATCGCCGCCCCGTTGAACCCCCGCCGGATCGGCTCCTACGTCGGCCTCGCGGTCCTCGGCGCGCTGGTCTCGCTGGCCGGTTCCCTGGTCCAGGGGGCCTGGTTCCCCGGCGGTCTGCTGCTGGCGCTCGCCGCGGCCGCGGGAGTCTTCTACGGGGGCCGCCTCCTCACCCGCACCCAACTCGGCGCCTTCGCGCCCGCCGCCGGCTGGCTGATCGCGGTGGTGGTCCTGCTGAACGGACGCCCCGAGGGCGACATGCTCTTCGGCGGCGGCGACGAGATCGCTCTGGCCCTCTTCGTCCTCGGCGGGATGGTTGTCGCTGTGATCTGTGCCACCCTCGGCCAGGGGTCGGTTTCGGCCAACGACCAGAGTCGTTCAGGCCGGTGA